A stretch of the Nicotiana tabacum cultivar K326 chromosome 6, ASM71507v2, whole genome shotgun sequence genome encodes the following:
- the LOC107765222 gene encoding rop guanine nucleotide exchange factor 5: protein MESIAEKSKKQNGLSGSESLSDSLSKGSSSSSTSSSRSSSDESKVGKDCCSSPAPLGWPILKAQMTKSSPKDAARDVHNSAFNELDSKISEVEMMKERFSKLLLGEDMSGSGKGVCTSLAISNSITNLCATIFGQLWRLEPLPLEKKSMWRREMEWLVAVSDYIVELIPSWQTFPDGTKLEVMTSRPRADLFINLPALRKLDNMLIEILDSFTNTEFWYVDQGIIAAEDDGSASFRKAIQRQEDKWWLPVPRVPHGGLLENTRKQLNHKRECANQILKAAMSINSITLAEMEVPESYLDALPKNGRACLGDVIYRYITSEHFSSECLLDCLDLSTEHVALEIANRVEASIYVWRKRHHPRPPTNPNRSTAKSSWEMVRDLVVDGDKRESLAERAENLLLRLKQRVPGLSQTTLDASKIQYNKDVGKSILESYSRVLESLAFNIVARIDDLLYVDDLTRQSDKLSSVPTVSVIAHKKVSIPYSVPVSGTPYRTASATPNFSPLPLISPARGERTPFLSSNNNKLARRGFGVKRILSNYLGCEAKTKNCGNPLEAFASISNRSSEVARNNSEGPDLCKDPSSLQAGNCLRSIDR, encoded by the exons ATGGAAAGTATAGCTGAGAAAAGCAAAAAACAAAACGGTTTAAGTGGGTCAGAGTCATTGAGCGACTCGTTGTCGAAggggagtagtagtagtagtacgaGTTCGAGTAGATCCAGTTCTGATGAGAGCAAGGTCGGAAAGGACTGTTGTTCTTCACCGGCTCCTTTGGGTTGGCCTATTCTCAAGGCCCAAATGACCAAATCTTCCCCTAAAGATGCAGCTCGAGATGTGCATAATTCCGCCTTCAATGAGCTTGATTCAAAAATTTcag AAGTGGAGATGATGAAAGAGAGATTTTCAAAATTGTTGCTTGGTGAAGACATGTCTGGTAGTGGGAAAGGAGTTTGCACATCATTGGCCATTTCAAATTCCATAACCAACCTATGTG CTACTATATTTGGACAATTGTGGAGACTCGAACCGCTGCCTCTGGAAAAGAAATCAATGTGGCGGAGAGAGATGGAGTGGCTTGTCGCTGTTAGCGATTACATTGTTGAATTAATACCATCTTGGCAAACTTTTCCTGATGGAACTAAGCTTGAG GTTATGACCAGTAGACCAAGAGCGGACCTTTTTATTAATCTTCCAGCTCTTCGGAAACTTGACAACATGCTCATT GAAATATTAGATAGTTTCACCAATACGGAGTTTTGGTATGTGGATCAAGGGATAATAGCAGCAGAGGATGATGGTTCAGCCTCTTTTCGGAAAGCTATCCAGCGCCAAGAAGACAAGTGGTGGCTCCCTGTCCCGAGGGTGCCTCATGGCGGTCTACTTGAAAACACAAGGAAGCAGTTAAATCACAAACGTGAATGTGCTAATCAAATTCTGAAAGCTGCCATGTCAATAAATAGCATTACATTAGCTGAGATGGAAGTTCCTGAATCATATTTGGATGCTCTTCCAAAG AATGGAAGAGCGTGTCTAGGGGATGTCATCTACCGCTACATCACTTCAGAGCATTTCTCTTCGGAGTGCTTGCTAGATTGCCTTGATCTTTCAACTGAACATGTTGCTTTAGAGATAGCAAACCGCGTGGAGGCTTCAATCTATGTGTGGCGCAAAAGACATCATCCTAGACCTCCAACTAATCCAAATCGTTCTACAGCAAAATCATCTTGGGAGATGGTAAGGGATCTAGTGGTTGATGGAGACAAGAGAGAGTCGCTTGCTGAGAGAGCCGAAAATCTCCTGCTTCGCCTGAAGCAGCGAGTCCCTGGCCTAAGCCAGACCACCTTAGATGCCAGCAAGATTCAATACAACAAG GATGTAGGGAAGTCTATTCTAGAGAGCTACTCAAGAGTCCTTGAGAGTCTGGCATTCAATATTGTGGCGCGGATTGATGATCTACTATATGTAGACGACTTAACTAGGCAATCTGATAAGCTGTCATCTGTTCCTACGGTCAGTGTAATTGCCCACAAAAAGGTGTCCATCCCATATTCAGTGCCTGTCTCAGGCACCCCATATAGAACAGCTTCTGCGACACCAAACTTTTCACCTTTGCCTCTGATAAGCCCTGCAAGAGGGGAGAGAACTCCATTTCTCAGTTCAAATAATAATAAGCTGGCTCGACGTGGCTTTGGAGTGAAGAGAATCTTGTCAAATTATCTTGGCTGTGAAGCAAAGACAAAAAATTGTGGAAATCCTTTGGAGGCATTTGCTTCTATTTCTAACAGGAGTTCTGAGGTGGCAAGAAACAACAGTGAAGGTCCAGACCTATGCAAGGATCCATCTTCCCTCCAAGCTGGAAATTGTCTACGATCAATAGACCGCTGA